In Oncorhynchus mykiss isolate Arlee chromosome 1, USDA_OmykA_1.1, whole genome shotgun sequence, the following proteins share a genomic window:
- the LOC110515172 gene encoding uncharacterized protein LOC110515172 isoform X1, whose product MFPFSPGYDHRALSQSLDLPVCVMDDHLTSEAVNEMEQSNCTRSRATSVMETTEEGKLNNVEHLTLMDFLQNLTEKQWRGIREGMFDPLTKQQLAGLCLRIVQFLSDKLMQIIIPGLYELLGIQDAASSPLSQRSLTASLTSLLDDKTNTKSRVRFTEAGVPKRPGSRKSYNSFRIPTPYPSSNCMEQEEEEEQESQLKFKEIYLTKGSLGSGSYLPKGAMRTLTSLSDVQKKTTNSETLQVLLGVSEDTLVTCVQDSLQGSLSKLACMSNSPSGSAGSMMLTPAVMAELAKDVKSALSVVVKSASASQTSVVTPVRGDSQTKVTESMVRELAAKLEKVDQESKSLTGQVMTMISDTMVAFVDENKQNLLEDLKDKITFLASHVGFIEDLDALISKYESSYNISESGSSCTLTSKSIQKLSSRDFQTSAIQAVSGVLDKKVSSLSFPSSVIQSELTGAVSGQTLSGIVKTESIHPVGSAASVVVKTFVSDMKSLAESEESPQQKSAWSAAVHIYHSIQNNLKDYFGKLQRCALKSIVTSDDNITNAEFKETVPLPCLNMKYRPSKSEPQLPESTGEVTLQRGLSECSKLLWAKTESEESKLLLTTCTKEVISELLVLYKTAMSKEDALYTVGEKGSGFSIEREKFVEGVLAQLGDIAHSRASSPIVCEFPCQIEDSRSKATASLTSLLDCIRKLSSEEFKRNATQAVSEFLVKKSTSSLTSAQPAYSVASRSCSIQNQYTWSKDICADSAAFGIIETFVEDLQSLAQPAKVEEREPDLQENAQKLQSRIWSATTSLYNNIQKTLKDFIIHQRRSDMLSRTSSHIPTEDSGHLGTKEHICLASQDLRQASKSVPHLHSLNLEVALHRGVSESSKLLWTETDEALLTNSTKEVISTILTSCEDQASNAPCFSTVGKKISDMSLEVNMLVGGVLSQLKDISLSRSPTPCEDMFERLQGSPERTSPVSLDCSTAASKGIASSHSLSTKSLQKLSSHEFQTKAEKGVSEVLSRSFNIVEEGTTEQYLQSVSTSTTSTDIIQTMVKDQQELTQTTQSSDMVSGTSLLTTGQVSEKRIWSVARNIYYSLQSKITEFLRKDLQRSDTTLGSIQIFTYQSSPASQRASLCHLEVNQSSVTPGGNDACVDIPHKLLPKTTELSGSMLEDIDTIRCRSADSQNTRNTSSSRSSISLTPTSKLRQSKWHFALPGTPIPTEFPAQIDFPIVRNTIIEDFFHTEDLLPVTFVDKVRQAAGVVVDIMVESVENTQENGQGASHLDDLRSAVRKLRKIISTWTIHIFSHELVDKVIAIQDSHSTPQVLTLEAAKSASDSILSRLKWGKEQCAISKELSSQLLQIFAEETVKCFLRQWSDEYENINFDVSVQNDPKTSTCMVILQMITKATAKCYFESATSVATSDIVEGVFDLERDTISSTGEQVLTFNTKGSNNVSKNLCPQESLEYQPQNISPTVYFTETMTTSHGSFSPEGIYDIASSFPLEEKSRKPSLFTRLSRSITKGFLSPFKSSRKTKLFK is encoded by the exons ATGTTTCCATTCTCTCCTGGTTATGACCATAGAGCCTTGTCCCAGTCTCtagacctgcctgtctgtgtgatggATGACCACCTGACCTCTGAAGCTGTCAATGAGATG GAGCAGAGCAATTGTACCAGGAGCAGAGCAACCTCAGTGATGGAAACCACAGAAGAGGGAAAGCTCAACAATGTGGAACATCTGACACTTATGGACTTCCTTCAAAACCTAACTGAGAA GCAATGGAGGGGGATTCGTGAGGGCATGTTTGACCCG CTGACAAAACAACAGCTTGCCGGCTTGTGTCTGAGGATTGTCCAGTTTTTATCGGACAAGCTGATGCAGATCATCATCCCAGGTCTTTACGAACTACTGGGCATCCAAGATGCTGCCTCTTCTCCATTGTCACAGAGATCTCTCACAGCGTCACTCACCAGTCTGTTAGACGATAAGACTAACACCAAGTCCCGCGTGAGATTTACTGAGGCTGGTGTACCTAAGAGGCCAGGCAGTCGAAAGTCTTACAATAGCTTTCGCATCCCAACTCCCTACCCTTCCTCCAACTGTatggagcaggaagaggaagaagaacaggAATCACAACTTAAGTTCAAGGAGATTTACCTGACTAAGGGCAGTCTGGGCAGTGGAAGCTACCTGCCCAAGGGGGCCATGAG gactctaacctctctgtctgatgTGCAGAAGAAAACAACCAACTCTGAGACGCTACAAGTCCTCTTAGGTGTCTCAGAGGACACCCTTGTCACCTGTGTACAGGACAGCCTGCAAGGTTCTCTCTCCAAACTTGCATGCATGTCCAATTCTCCATCTGGAAGTGCAGGCTCTATGATGCTAACCCCTGCTGTAATGGCAGAGTTGGCTAAAGATGTCAAGTCGGCCTTATCAGTGGTCGTTAAGAGTGCCTCCGCTAGCCAAACCTCTGTAGTGACACCGGTAAGGGGAGACTCACAGACCAAGGTGACTGAGAGCATggtgagagagctggctgctaAACTTGAAAAAGTTGACCAAGAGAGCAAGAGTCTAACAGGGCAAGTCATGACCATGATCTCTGACACAATGGTGGCTTTTGTTGACGAGAACAAACAGAATTTGCTGGAAGATCTGAAGGACAAGATCACGTTTTTGGCATCGCATGTTGGCTTCATTGAGGATCTTGATGCCCTGATAAGCAAATACGAGAGCAGCTACAATATTAGTGAATCTGGTTCCTCCTGCACGCTCACATCTAAGAGCATCCAAAAACTCTCTAGCCGGGACTTTCAAACATCAGCAATACAAGCAGTGAGTGGAGTTCTTGACAAAAAAGTCAGTAGTTTGAGCTTTCCTAGTTCAGTCATTCAGTCTGAGTTAACAGGTGCTGTATCAGGTCAAACATTGTCTGGCATTGTAAAGACAGAGTCAATTCACCCAGTGGGCTCAGCAGCGTCAGTAGTTGTTAAGACTTTCGTGTCAGATATGAAGTCCTTGGCTGAATCTGAAGAGAGTCCCCAACAGAAGAGTGCCTGGTCTGCTGCTGTTCACATTTACCACAGCATCCAAAACAACTTGAAAGATTATTTCGGCAAGCTTCAGCGATGTGCCTTAAAgagcattgtcacatctgatgATAACATCACAAATGCTGAGTTTAAGGAGACAGTTCCACTTCCTTGCTTAAACATGAAATATAGGCCCAGTAAGAGTGAGCCTCAGTTGCCAGAGTCCACTGGTGAAGTTACTTTACAAAGAGGCCTAAGTGAGTGCTCAAAACTTCTTTGGGCAAAAACTGAGTCAGAAGAAAGCAAGCTCCTTCTGACAACTTGCACCAAAGAAGTCATCTCAGAGCTTCTGGTCTTGTACAAGACTGCAATGTCAAAGGAGGACGCCCTGTACACTGTTGGAGAAAAAGGATCAGGCTTctctattgagagagagaaatttgTAGAGGGTGTTCTGGCTCAGCTTGGGGATATTGCCCATTCCAGGGCCTCATCACCAATAGTATGTGAGTTCCCCTGTCAAATTGAGGACAGCAGAAGTAAGGCCACAGCTTCTTTGACCAGTCTGTTAGATTGTATTAGAAAACTCTCAAGTGAGGAATTTAAGAGAAATGCCACTCAAGCAGTGAGTGAGTTCCTAGTTAAAAAGTCCACCAGTAGCTTAACTAGTGCACAGCCTGCTTATTCTGTAGCATCCAGGTCTTGTTCCATTCAAAACCAGTACACATGGTCAAAGGATATTTGTGCGGATTCTGCTGCCTTTGGCATCATTGAAACATTTGTGGAAGACCTGCAGAGCTTGGCGCAACCTGcaaaagtagaggagagagaacctgaccTCCAGGAAAATGCACAAAAGCTACAGAGCAGGATCTGGTCTGCTACCACTAGTTTATATAACAATATTCAGAAGACATTAAAGGACTTCATCATTCATCAGCGGAGGTCAGACATGCTGAGCAGAACGTCTAGTCATATACCCACAGAGGACTCTGGACATCTTGGGACTAAGGAGCACATTTGTTTGGCAAGCCAGGACTTGAGGCAAGCTAGTAAGAGTGTGCCTCACTTGCACAGTTTGAACCTTGAAGTGGCTCTACACAGGGGTGTCAGCGAGAGTTCAAAACTTCTCTGGACTGAAACAGACGAGGCTCTACTGACCAATAGTACCAAAGAGGTAATTTCAACAATCTTGACCTCATGCGAGGATCAGGCATCAAATGCACCTTGCTTCTCCACAGTAGGAAAGAAAATATCTGATATGTCCCTTGAGGTCAACATGTTGgtaggtggtgttctgtctcaGCTGAAGGACATCTCCTTGTCAAGGTCCCCAACACCATGTGAAGACATGTTTGAACGTCTCCAAGGTTCTCCTGAGCGAACCTCTCCAGTAAGTCTAGATTGCAGCACGGCTGCCTCCAAAGGCATTGCATCTTCCCACAGTCTTTCTACAAAGAGCCTCCAAAAACTCTCTAGTCATGAGTTCCAAACTAAAGCtgagaaaggagtgagtgaggTCCTCTCTAGATCATTTAACATTGTGGAGGAAGGTACAACAGAACAGTACCTTCAGTCTGTATCTACATCCACCacatctactgatattatacaaaccATGGTGAAAGACCAGCAGGAGCTCACCCAGACCACCCAATCATCTGACATGGTATCTGGAACCTCCCTGCTCACCACTGGACAGGTTTCTGAGAAAAGGATCTGGTCTGTTGCTCGTAACatctactacagtctgcaaagtaAGATTACGGAGTTTCTCAGAAAAGATCTTCAAAGATCAGACACAACACTTGGTTCAATCCAAATCTTTACGTATCAAAGCAGTCCTGCATCACAAAGAGCAAGTCTCTGCCATCTTGAGGTCAACCAGAGCAGTGTTACACCTGGTGGAAACGATGCCTGTGTGGACATTCCGCACAAATTACTACCTAAAACCACTGAGCTCTCAGGATCCATGCTGGAGGATATTGACACGATCCGTTGTAGGAGTGCTGACAGCCAAAATACAAGAAATACCTCTTCTTCACGCTCTTCTATCTCTCTAACACCTACTTCAAAATTAAGGCAGTCGAAATGGCACTTTGCTTTACCCGGGACTCCCATCCCCACTGAGTTTCCTGCTCAGattgactttcccattgttagaaacacaatcattgagGACTTCTTTCACACAGAGGACTTACTTCCTGTAACCTTTGTGGACAAAGTCAGGCAAGCTGCTGGGGTGGTAGTGGACATTATGGTGGAAAGTGTTGAGAACACACAGGAAAATGGACAGGGTGCTTCTCATCTTGACGACCTCCGATCTGCTGttaggaaattgagaaaaatcaTTTCCACTTGGACCATCCACATTTTCAGCCATGAATTGGTGGATAAAGTGATAGCCATTCAGGACAGCCACAGCACTCCACAGGTCTTAACATTGGAAGCAGCCAAAAGTGCTTCAGACTCCATTCTTTCAAGGCTGAAATGGGGAAAGGAACAATGTGCCATATCCAAGGAGCTCTCCTCTCAGCTTCTCCAGATATTTGCTGAAGAGACAGTGAAGTGCTTCCTgagacagtggtcagatgagtatGAAAACATAAACTTTGATGTTTCAGTCCAGAACGATCCAAAGACTTCTACTTGCATGGTCATTCTTCAAATGATCACCAAAGCCACTGCTAAATGTTATTTTGAGTCCGCTACCAGCGTGGCCACCAGTGACATTGTAGAAGGCGTGTTTGATTTGGAAAGGGATACCATCAGCAGTACTGGAGAGCAGGTCCTCACCTTCAATACAAAG GGTTCCAATAATGTTAGTAAGAACCTCTGTCCTCAAGAGTCTCTGgagtaccagcctcagaacatttccCCTACTGTGTACTTTACAG AGACGATGACAACATCTCATGGCTCCTTTTCTCCAGAGGGAATTTATGATATCGCATCGTCCTTCCCACTTGAAGAGAAGAGTCGCAAACCCTCCCTTTTCACCAGATTGTCTAGATCCATCACAAAAGGCTTTCTCAGCCCATTCAAATCTTCAAGGAAAACcaaattatttaaataa
- the LOC110515172 gene encoding uncharacterized protein LOC110515172 isoform X2: protein MDDHLTSEAVNEMEQSNCTRSRATSVMETTEEGKLNNVEHLTLMDFLQNLTEKQWRGIREGMFDPLTKQQLAGLCLRIVQFLSDKLMQIIIPGLYELLGIQDAASSPLSQRSLTASLTSLLDDKTNTKSRVRFTEAGVPKRPGSRKSYNSFRIPTPYPSSNCMEQEEEEEQESQLKFKEIYLTKGSLGSGSYLPKGAMRTLTSLSDVQKKTTNSETLQVLLGVSEDTLVTCVQDSLQGSLSKLACMSNSPSGSAGSMMLTPAVMAELAKDVKSALSVVVKSASASQTSVVTPVRGDSQTKVTESMVRELAAKLEKVDQESKSLTGQVMTMISDTMVAFVDENKQNLLEDLKDKITFLASHVGFIEDLDALISKYESSYNISESGSSCTLTSKSIQKLSSRDFQTSAIQAVSGVLDKKVSSLSFPSSVIQSELTGAVSGQTLSGIVKTESIHPVGSAASVVVKTFVSDMKSLAESEESPQQKSAWSAAVHIYHSIQNNLKDYFGKLQRCALKSIVTSDDNITNAEFKETVPLPCLNMKYRPSKSEPQLPESTGEVTLQRGLSECSKLLWAKTESEESKLLLTTCTKEVISELLVLYKTAMSKEDALYTVGEKGSGFSIEREKFVEGVLAQLGDIAHSRASSPIVCEFPCQIEDSRSKATASLTSLLDCIRKLSSEEFKRNATQAVSEFLVKKSTSSLTSAQPAYSVASRSCSIQNQYTWSKDICADSAAFGIIETFVEDLQSLAQPAKVEEREPDLQENAQKLQSRIWSATTSLYNNIQKTLKDFIIHQRRSDMLSRTSSHIPTEDSGHLGTKEHICLASQDLRQASKSVPHLHSLNLEVALHRGVSESSKLLWTETDEALLTNSTKEVISTILTSCEDQASNAPCFSTVGKKISDMSLEVNMLVGGVLSQLKDISLSRSPTPCEDMFERLQGSPERTSPVSLDCSTAASKGIASSHSLSTKSLQKLSSHEFQTKAEKGVSEVLSRSFNIVEEGTTEQYLQSVSTSTTSTDIIQTMVKDQQELTQTTQSSDMVSGTSLLTTGQVSEKRIWSVARNIYYSLQSKITEFLRKDLQRSDTTLGSIQIFTYQSSPASQRASLCHLEVNQSSVTPGGNDACVDIPHKLLPKTTELSGSMLEDIDTIRCRSADSQNTRNTSSSRSSISLTPTSKLRQSKWHFALPGTPIPTEFPAQIDFPIVRNTIIEDFFHTEDLLPVTFVDKVRQAAGVVVDIMVESVENTQENGQGASHLDDLRSAVRKLRKIISTWTIHIFSHELVDKVIAIQDSHSTPQVLTLEAAKSASDSILSRLKWGKEQCAISKELSSQLLQIFAEETVKCFLRQWSDEYENINFDVSVQNDPKTSTCMVILQMITKATAKCYFESATSVATSDIVEGVFDLERDTISSTGEQVLTFNTKGSNNVSKNLCPQESLEYQPQNISPTVYFTETMTTSHGSFSPEGIYDIASSFPLEEKSRKPSLFTRLSRSITKGFLSPFKSSRKTKLFK from the exons atggATGACCACCTGACCTCTGAAGCTGTCAATGAGATG GAGCAGAGCAATTGTACCAGGAGCAGAGCAACCTCAGTGATGGAAACCACAGAAGAGGGAAAGCTCAACAATGTGGAACATCTGACACTTATGGACTTCCTTCAAAACCTAACTGAGAA GCAATGGAGGGGGATTCGTGAGGGCATGTTTGACCCG CTGACAAAACAACAGCTTGCCGGCTTGTGTCTGAGGATTGTCCAGTTTTTATCGGACAAGCTGATGCAGATCATCATCCCAGGTCTTTACGAACTACTGGGCATCCAAGATGCTGCCTCTTCTCCATTGTCACAGAGATCTCTCACAGCGTCACTCACCAGTCTGTTAGACGATAAGACTAACACCAAGTCCCGCGTGAGATTTACTGAGGCTGGTGTACCTAAGAGGCCAGGCAGTCGAAAGTCTTACAATAGCTTTCGCATCCCAACTCCCTACCCTTCCTCCAACTGTatggagcaggaagaggaagaagaacaggAATCACAACTTAAGTTCAAGGAGATTTACCTGACTAAGGGCAGTCTGGGCAGTGGAAGCTACCTGCCCAAGGGGGCCATGAG gactctaacctctctgtctgatgTGCAGAAGAAAACAACCAACTCTGAGACGCTACAAGTCCTCTTAGGTGTCTCAGAGGACACCCTTGTCACCTGTGTACAGGACAGCCTGCAAGGTTCTCTCTCCAAACTTGCATGCATGTCCAATTCTCCATCTGGAAGTGCAGGCTCTATGATGCTAACCCCTGCTGTAATGGCAGAGTTGGCTAAAGATGTCAAGTCGGCCTTATCAGTGGTCGTTAAGAGTGCCTCCGCTAGCCAAACCTCTGTAGTGACACCGGTAAGGGGAGACTCACAGACCAAGGTGACTGAGAGCATggtgagagagctggctgctaAACTTGAAAAAGTTGACCAAGAGAGCAAGAGTCTAACAGGGCAAGTCATGACCATGATCTCTGACACAATGGTGGCTTTTGTTGACGAGAACAAACAGAATTTGCTGGAAGATCTGAAGGACAAGATCACGTTTTTGGCATCGCATGTTGGCTTCATTGAGGATCTTGATGCCCTGATAAGCAAATACGAGAGCAGCTACAATATTAGTGAATCTGGTTCCTCCTGCACGCTCACATCTAAGAGCATCCAAAAACTCTCTAGCCGGGACTTTCAAACATCAGCAATACAAGCAGTGAGTGGAGTTCTTGACAAAAAAGTCAGTAGTTTGAGCTTTCCTAGTTCAGTCATTCAGTCTGAGTTAACAGGTGCTGTATCAGGTCAAACATTGTCTGGCATTGTAAAGACAGAGTCAATTCACCCAGTGGGCTCAGCAGCGTCAGTAGTTGTTAAGACTTTCGTGTCAGATATGAAGTCCTTGGCTGAATCTGAAGAGAGTCCCCAACAGAAGAGTGCCTGGTCTGCTGCTGTTCACATTTACCACAGCATCCAAAACAACTTGAAAGATTATTTCGGCAAGCTTCAGCGATGTGCCTTAAAgagcattgtcacatctgatgATAACATCACAAATGCTGAGTTTAAGGAGACAGTTCCACTTCCTTGCTTAAACATGAAATATAGGCCCAGTAAGAGTGAGCCTCAGTTGCCAGAGTCCACTGGTGAAGTTACTTTACAAAGAGGCCTAAGTGAGTGCTCAAAACTTCTTTGGGCAAAAACTGAGTCAGAAGAAAGCAAGCTCCTTCTGACAACTTGCACCAAAGAAGTCATCTCAGAGCTTCTGGTCTTGTACAAGACTGCAATGTCAAAGGAGGACGCCCTGTACACTGTTGGAGAAAAAGGATCAGGCTTctctattgagagagagaaatttgTAGAGGGTGTTCTGGCTCAGCTTGGGGATATTGCCCATTCCAGGGCCTCATCACCAATAGTATGTGAGTTCCCCTGTCAAATTGAGGACAGCAGAAGTAAGGCCACAGCTTCTTTGACCAGTCTGTTAGATTGTATTAGAAAACTCTCAAGTGAGGAATTTAAGAGAAATGCCACTCAAGCAGTGAGTGAGTTCCTAGTTAAAAAGTCCACCAGTAGCTTAACTAGTGCACAGCCTGCTTATTCTGTAGCATCCAGGTCTTGTTCCATTCAAAACCAGTACACATGGTCAAAGGATATTTGTGCGGATTCTGCTGCCTTTGGCATCATTGAAACATTTGTGGAAGACCTGCAGAGCTTGGCGCAACCTGcaaaagtagaggagagagaacctgaccTCCAGGAAAATGCACAAAAGCTACAGAGCAGGATCTGGTCTGCTACCACTAGTTTATATAACAATATTCAGAAGACATTAAAGGACTTCATCATTCATCAGCGGAGGTCAGACATGCTGAGCAGAACGTCTAGTCATATACCCACAGAGGACTCTGGACATCTTGGGACTAAGGAGCACATTTGTTTGGCAAGCCAGGACTTGAGGCAAGCTAGTAAGAGTGTGCCTCACTTGCACAGTTTGAACCTTGAAGTGGCTCTACACAGGGGTGTCAGCGAGAGTTCAAAACTTCTCTGGACTGAAACAGACGAGGCTCTACTGACCAATAGTACCAAAGAGGTAATTTCAACAATCTTGACCTCATGCGAGGATCAGGCATCAAATGCACCTTGCTTCTCCACAGTAGGAAAGAAAATATCTGATATGTCCCTTGAGGTCAACATGTTGgtaggtggtgttctgtctcaGCTGAAGGACATCTCCTTGTCAAGGTCCCCAACACCATGTGAAGACATGTTTGAACGTCTCCAAGGTTCTCCTGAGCGAACCTCTCCAGTAAGTCTAGATTGCAGCACGGCTGCCTCCAAAGGCATTGCATCTTCCCACAGTCTTTCTACAAAGAGCCTCCAAAAACTCTCTAGTCATGAGTTCCAAACTAAAGCtgagaaaggagtgagtgaggTCCTCTCTAGATCATTTAACATTGTGGAGGAAGGTACAACAGAACAGTACCTTCAGTCTGTATCTACATCCACCacatctactgatattatacaaaccATGGTGAAAGACCAGCAGGAGCTCACCCAGACCACCCAATCATCTGACATGGTATCTGGAACCTCCCTGCTCACCACTGGACAGGTTTCTGAGAAAAGGATCTGGTCTGTTGCTCGTAACatctactacagtctgcaaagtaAGATTACGGAGTTTCTCAGAAAAGATCTTCAAAGATCAGACACAACACTTGGTTCAATCCAAATCTTTACGTATCAAAGCAGTCCTGCATCACAAAGAGCAAGTCTCTGCCATCTTGAGGTCAACCAGAGCAGTGTTACACCTGGTGGAAACGATGCCTGTGTGGACATTCCGCACAAATTACTACCTAAAACCACTGAGCTCTCAGGATCCATGCTGGAGGATATTGACACGATCCGTTGTAGGAGTGCTGACAGCCAAAATACAAGAAATACCTCTTCTTCACGCTCTTCTATCTCTCTAACACCTACTTCAAAATTAAGGCAGTCGAAATGGCACTTTGCTTTACCCGGGACTCCCATCCCCACTGAGTTTCCTGCTCAGattgactttcccattgttagaaacacaatcattgagGACTTCTTTCACACAGAGGACTTACTTCCTGTAACCTTTGTGGACAAAGTCAGGCAAGCTGCTGGGGTGGTAGTGGACATTATGGTGGAAAGTGTTGAGAACACACAGGAAAATGGACAGGGTGCTTCTCATCTTGACGACCTCCGATCTGCTGttaggaaattgagaaaaatcaTTTCCACTTGGACCATCCACATTTTCAGCCATGAATTGGTGGATAAAGTGATAGCCATTCAGGACAGCCACAGCACTCCACAGGTCTTAACATTGGAAGCAGCCAAAAGTGCTTCAGACTCCATTCTTTCAAGGCTGAAATGGGGAAAGGAACAATGTGCCATATCCAAGGAGCTCTCCTCTCAGCTTCTCCAGATATTTGCTGAAGAGACAGTGAAGTGCTTCCTgagacagtggtcagatgagtatGAAAACATAAACTTTGATGTTTCAGTCCAGAACGATCCAAAGACTTCTACTTGCATGGTCATTCTTCAAATGATCACCAAAGCCACTGCTAAATGTTATTTTGAGTCCGCTACCAGCGTGGCCACCAGTGACATTGTAGAAGGCGTGTTTGATTTGGAAAGGGATACCATCAGCAGTACTGGAGAGCAGGTCCTCACCTTCAATACAAAG GGTTCCAATAATGTTAGTAAGAACCTCTGTCCTCAAGAGTCTCTGgagtaccagcctcagaacatttccCCTACTGTGTACTTTACAG AGACGATGACAACATCTCATGGCTCCTTTTCTCCAGAGGGAATTTATGATATCGCATCGTCCTTCCCACTTGAAGAGAAGAGTCGCAAACCCTCCCTTTTCACCAGATTGTCTAGATCCATCACAAAAGGCTTTCTCAGCCCATTCAAATCTTCAAGGAAAACcaaattatttaaataa